The Algoriphagus sanaruensis genome window below encodes:
- the kynU gene encoding kynureninase: protein MNPNTFEYSESFAREMDAKDKLAHFRTRFHFPKVEGKEAIYFCGNSLGLQPKSVKDYLGKELSNWADLAVDGHFHGEDAWYHIRKKSKPALAEILGAQEHEVVAMNNLSVNLHLLMVSFYRPTKERYKIIVEAGAFPSDQYMLETQIKFHGLNPENVLLELSPRTGEHTLRTEDILAEIRIHGDSLAMVNMSGIQYYTGQLFDLKAITAAAHEVGAMAGFDLAHAAGNAVLKLHDWEVDFATWCSYKYLNSGPGNVSGIFVHERYAERPDLPRFAGWWGHDEGERFRMEKGFVPMHGADGWQLANSNVLALAAHQASLDIFQEAGMENLRAKSERLTAYLEFLIEHISGNSGVLEIITPKNPAERGCQLSLLIHRGGKAVFDEFYKHGVVGDWRNPNVIRLAPTPLYNSYLDVFRFATILEQSLEKFA from the coding sequence ATGAACCCAAATACATTTGAATACTCCGAATCTTTTGCACGAGAAATGGATGCAAAAGATAAGCTTGCTCATTTCCGAACCCGATTTCATTTTCCTAAAGTAGAGGGTAAAGAAGCCATTTATTTTTGCGGCAATTCTCTTGGTCTACAACCAAAATCCGTCAAAGACTATTTGGGAAAAGAGTTAAGTAATTGGGCGGACCTAGCGGTGGATGGACACTTTCATGGAGAAGATGCTTGGTATCATATCCGTAAAAAGTCAAAACCGGCTTTAGCCGAAATTTTGGGCGCACAGGAGCATGAAGTGGTGGCCATGAACAATCTTTCGGTTAATCTTCACCTGCTGATGGTTTCATTTTATCGTCCGACCAAAGAGCGCTACAAGATCATTGTAGAAGCAGGAGCTTTTCCTTCAGATCAGTATATGCTGGAAACTCAGATTAAGTTTCACGGACTCAATCCTGAAAATGTATTACTAGAACTCAGCCCAAGAACTGGAGAACATACTCTTCGGACAGAAGACATTTTAGCAGAAATCCGAATACATGGAGACTCTCTTGCCATGGTGAATATGTCGGGGATTCAATACTACACTGGACAACTCTTTGATTTAAAAGCCATCACGGCAGCAGCTCATGAAGTGGGCGCTATGGCAGGTTTTGATCTTGCCCACGCTGCCGGAAATGCAGTCTTAAAACTCCATGATTGGGAGGTAGACTTTGCTACTTGGTGTAGTTATAAATACCTAAACTCAGGCCCAGGCAACGTTTCAGGAATATTTGTTCATGAACGTTATGCGGAAAGACCCGACTTGCCCCGTTTTGCAGGATGGTGGGGACACGATGAAGGAGAGCGGTTCCGAATGGAAAAGGGCTTCGTACCCATGCACGGTGCAGACGGTTGGCAATTAGCAAACTCCAATGTCTTGGCTTTGGCGGCTCATCAGGCTTCTTTGGATATTTTTCAGGAAGCTGGCATGGAAAATTTGCGTGCAAAAAGCGAACGATTAACGGCTTACCTTGAATTTCTAATCGAGCATATCAGTGGTAATTCCGGTGTACTGGAAATTATCACTCCAAAAAATCCAGCGGAAAGGGGCTGCCAATTATCTTTGTTGATACACCGAGGCGGAAAAGCCGTTTTTGATGAATTTTATAAACATGGTGTTGTCGGGGACTGGAGAAACCCTAATGTAATTCGCCTAGCCCCTACTCCACTGTATAACAGCTACTTGGATGTTTTCCGATTTGCAACCATTTTGGAACAATCCTTGGAGAAATTCGCTTAA
- a CDS encoding ZIP family metal transporter, which translates to MGINFLLLFLTAMFAGLLVFFAPVFRDKYFKLVLVFAGSYLFSITILHIIPELFAAGYSNGEMGLYILIGFLLQQLLEFWSSGIEHGHIHKHQSETSKGVLTLMLGLFIHAFLEGTLLSHGSVIGADQVNLGHVHNNKTVLLGIIMHKGPAAFALAAVLSASLSKRWTFALLTLFALASPLGMFSSSFFIDNGLLSKEGIGILYGLVTGGFLHISTTIFFESSPHHKFQLNKLLVTFLAAGLAMISEYLI; encoded by the coding sequence ATGGGAATAAACTTTCTTCTTCTCTTTCTTACCGCCATGTTTGCGGGCCTTTTGGTCTTTTTTGCTCCGGTATTTCGGGATAAATACTTCAAGCTAGTCTTGGTTTTTGCGGGCTCCTACCTTTTCTCAATTACGATTCTCCACATCATTCCCGAACTTTTCGCAGCAGGATATTCCAATGGAGAAATGGGATTGTATATTCTAATTGGTTTTTTGTTGCAGCAATTACTGGAATTTTGGTCTTCCGGAATTGAACACGGACACATTCATAAGCACCAATCTGAAACCTCCAAAGGAGTTTTGACTTTGATGTTGGGGCTATTTATTCATGCCTTTCTGGAAGGGACATTACTTTCGCATGGAAGCGTGATCGGTGCTGACCAAGTCAATCTTGGCCATGTACACAATAACAAAACCGTCTTGCTAGGAATCATCATGCACAAAGGACCTGCTGCATTTGCTCTTGCCGCAGTTCTTTCTGCCTCACTTTCTAAAAGATGGACCTTTGCCCTGCTTACATTATTTGCATTGGCCTCCCCATTAGGTATGTTTTCGAGTTCTTTTTTTATTGACAATGGCCTTCTATCCAAAGAAGGTATCGGAATACTTTACGGCTTAGTGACGGGAGGATTTCTACATATTTCCACCACCATATTTTTCGAAAGCAGTCCCCATCATAAGTTTCAGCTCAACAAGCTTTTGGTTACATTTTTAGCTGCTGGATTGGCCATGATTTCAGAATATTTGATTTAG
- a CDS encoding FAD-dependent oxidoreductase, which produces MKNNTITILGAGLIGSLMAIYLKRQGLDVQIYDKRPDKRKTPYDEGGRSINMALSHRGWKSLEQVGLKDKVLPLAIPMYGRKVHDEHGGTTFIPYGKANQAIYSISRGKFNQLLAEEAEQLGAQIHFDHKCSEVDFRKHEITFETPSGIEKLSPKVIIGADGAYSALRMSMQKQIRFNYRQEYISHGYKELTIPPTAQGEFAMDPNALHIWPRGKFMLIALPNPDKSFTCTLFLPFEGTKVCFEKIQDSQDLDTVFRAYFDDAYQLMPDLKTEFFKNPTSALINVECYPWVQGNSLLIGDASHAMVPFYGQGMNCGFEDCYILNQLIEKLGTNSWDLVFEKFQKKRKPDTDAICQLAMENFIEMRDSVADPKFQLRKKIEAKLHELYPKEWIPLYSMVTFSDMSYTEAYAQGKLQESIMDRVMADPLITENWKNLDYEDIINQMETAKAV; this is translated from the coding sequence ATGAAAAATAATACTATTACCATCTTAGGAGCCGGTTTGATCGGCAGTTTGATGGCTATATACCTCAAGCGTCAAGGTTTGGATGTTCAAATTTATGACAAACGACCTGACAAGCGAAAAACGCCATATGACGAAGGAGGACGCTCCATCAATATGGCTTTAAGTCATCGAGGATGGAAAAGCCTCGAGCAAGTGGGACTGAAAGACAAAGTCCTCCCGCTTGCAATTCCGATGTACGGAAGAAAAGTACACGATGAACATGGAGGAACTACTTTTATTCCTTACGGAAAAGCCAATCAGGCGATATACTCCATTTCCAGAGGAAAATTCAATCAATTATTAGCAGAGGAGGCAGAACAGCTTGGAGCTCAGATTCACTTTGATCATAAATGCAGTGAGGTGGATTTTAGGAAGCACGAAATCACCTTTGAAACTCCCTCAGGAATCGAGAAACTTTCTCCAAAAGTCATTATTGGAGCGGATGGAGCCTACTCCGCGCTTCGAATGTCCATGCAAAAGCAAATCCGATTCAATTATCGTCAGGAATATATTTCACATGGATATAAGGAACTGACCATTCCTCCAACAGCCCAAGGTGAGTTTGCGATGGACCCGAATGCGCTCCATATTTGGCCAAGAGGAAAGTTTATGCTGATTGCACTTCCCAATCCAGATAAGTCATTCACCTGTACTTTGTTTTTACCTTTCGAGGGAACCAAAGTTTGTTTTGAGAAAATTCAGGACTCCCAAGACTTGGATACAGTCTTCAGAGCCTATTTTGACGATGCCTATCAGTTGATGCCCGATTTGAAAACCGAGTTTTTCAAAAATCCCACTTCTGCTTTAATTAATGTGGAATGTTATCCTTGGGTTCAGGGAAACTCCCTTCTGATCGGCGATGCTTCTCATGCAATGGTACCTTTCTATGGACAAGGAATGAACTGCGGCTTTGAAGATTGCTACATTCTCAATCAACTGATTGAAAAACTTGGTACTAATTCTTGGGATTTGGTTTTTGAAAAATTCCAGAAAAAGCGAAAGCCAGATACGGATGCCATCTGTCAGTTAGCCATGGAAAACTTCATCGAAATGCGAGATAGTGTAGCTGATCCCAAGTTTCAGCTTCGCAAAAAAATCGAAGCTAAACTACATGAATTATACCCCAAAGAATGGATCCCGCTGTATTCCATGGTGACTTTCTCAGATATGAGCTATACGGAAGCCTATGCTCAAGGAAAACTTCAGGAATCCATCATGGACCGTGTAATGGCAGATCCGCTGATTACTGAAAACTGGAAGAACTTGGATTACGAAGACATCATCAATCAGATGGAAACGGCAAAAGCGGTGTAA
- the ruvB gene encoding Holliday junction branch migration DNA helicase RuvB, whose amino-acid sequence MREDYLKGDEDHLSPKDREFERALRPLSFDDFTGQAKILENLRVFVHAAKKRNEPLDHVLLHGPPGLGKTTLSNIIANELQAGIKITSGPVLDKPSDLAGLLTNLEEGDVLFIDEIHRLNPIVEEYLYSAMEDFRIDIMLDSGPNARSVQISLNPFTLIGATTRSGLLTSPLRARFGINSRLEYYDAKLLTDIVSRSAGILQTPIDDIAAFEIARRSRGTPRIANMLLRRTRDFAEVKGNGTITLEIAKLALNALDVDENGLDEMDNRILLTIIEKFKGGPVGLGTIATACGEEAETIEEVYEPFLIQEGYMKRTSRGRMATELAYKHLKIKPTGASGTLFDL is encoded by the coding sequence ATGAGAGAAGATTATTTAAAAGGAGATGAGGATCATTTGAGTCCCAAAGACCGTGAATTTGAGCGTGCCCTACGCCCACTAAGCTTTGATGATTTCACTGGTCAGGCCAAAATTTTGGAAAATCTCAGGGTCTTCGTTCATGCTGCAAAAAAGCGCAATGAGCCATTGGATCACGTTCTTTTACATGGTCCTCCAGGATTGGGAAAAACTACCTTGAGTAATATCATCGCCAATGAACTTCAGGCAGGAATTAAAATTACATCTGGTCCGGTGCTTGATAAGCCTTCCGATTTGGCAGGCCTGCTGACCAACTTGGAGGAAGGTGATGTGCTTTTCATCGATGAGATTCATCGACTCAATCCCATCGTGGAAGAATATCTCTATTCAGCGATGGAGGATTTTCGAATTGATATCATGTTGGATTCAGGACCAAATGCCCGGTCTGTTCAAATCTCCCTCAATCCATTTACCCTAATTGGTGCGACTACCCGATCTGGCTTGCTGACTTCTCCCCTTCGGGCTCGATTTGGGATCAATTCACGCTTGGAATATTATGATGCCAAGCTGCTGACAGACATTGTAAGCCGATCTGCAGGAATTCTCCAAACACCAATTGATGACATTGCAGCCTTTGAAATAGCCCGCAGAAGTAGAGGAACACCAAGGATTGCGAATATGCTTCTACGTCGTACTCGTGATTTTGCAGAAGTCAAGGGGAATGGAACGATCACCTTGGAAATTGCAAAATTGGCCCTAAATGCCTTAGATGTAGATGAAAATGGCCTAGACGAAATGGATAACCGAATCCTCTTAACGATCATAGAAAAATTCAAAGGTGGCCCGGTAGGATTAGGTACAATTGCCACAGCTTGCGGAGAAGAGGCAGAGACGATTGAGGAGGTTTACGAACCTTTTCTCATTCAAGAAGGCTACATGAAGCGGACTTCCCGAGGTCGTATGGCAACTGAATTAGCCTACAAACATCTTAAAATCAAGCCGACTGGAGCAAGTGGGACCTTGTTTGATTTGTGA
- a CDS encoding dipeptidase yields the protein MPFPIADMHCDLLSFFAVVPGADPFDKNQIACAFPWMQEGGVKMQVMAIYTTVDSGSRALATKQAAIFDELLRKEKETVCRFDGNFIRNQSEKGQIGIIASVENAAGFGTENSTWTEIYRQFDSIVEQVGQLAYISLTHHTENRFGGGNYTEGIGLKEDGKRLLDYMAGKRIPIDLSHTSDLLAEGILKHIDRHHLPIPVIASHSNFRSIWNHKRNLSDEFAQEIIRRGGIIGVNFLRAFLDNEVPERLFEHLLHGAQLNENTICFGADFFYTKDFPDPSRHPFYFPLAENAGKYPSILDQMSENLSESQLRKLAFENVFNFYQKLWS from the coding sequence ATGCCTTTTCCTATCGCTGATATGCACTGTGACCTCCTGTCTTTTTTTGCGGTAGTTCCCGGTGCAGACCCTTTCGACAAAAACCAAATTGCCTGCGCTTTTCCATGGATGCAAGAGGGAGGTGTCAAGATGCAGGTCATGGCGATTTATACCACGGTCGATTCGGGAAGTAGGGCCTTGGCCACCAAGCAGGCGGCTATTTTTGATGAGTTGCTGCGCAAAGAAAAAGAAACGGTTTGCCGGTTTGATGGAAATTTCATCCGAAATCAATCTGAAAAAGGCCAAATCGGAATCATCGCTTCGGTGGAAAATGCTGCAGGTTTTGGTACGGAAAATTCTACCTGGACTGAAATCTATCGACAGTTTGATTCGATTGTCGAGCAAGTCGGTCAATTGGCTTACATTAGTCTGACCCATCATACTGAAAACCGATTCGGTGGAGGAAATTATACCGAAGGGATCGGTCTGAAGGAAGATGGAAAGCGTCTCTTGGATTATATGGCAGGAAAGCGGATTCCAATAGACTTGTCGCATACATCAGACTTACTTGCTGAAGGGATTCTGAAACACATTGATCGGCATCATCTGCCTATTCCGGTGATCGCAAGCCATTCCAATTTCCGCTCGATCTGGAATCACAAGCGTAATCTCAGTGATGAATTTGCTCAAGAAATCATCCGTCGAGGAGGAATTATTGGAGTGAATTTTCTCAGAGCGTTTTTAGATAATGAGGTGCCCGAACGCTTGTTTGAACATCTGCTCCATGGGGCTCAATTAAATGAAAACACGATCTGTTTTGGGGCTGATTTTTTTTACACCAAGGATTTTCCAGACCCTAGCCGCCACCCATTCTACTTTCCCTTAGCTGAAAATGCCGGCAAGTATCCTTCTATTTTAGACCAAATGAGCGAAAATTTGTCGGAGTCTCAATTGCGTAAATTGGCTTTTGAAAATGTGTTCAATTTCTACCAAAAACTCTGGAGCTAA
- a CDS encoding FAD:protein FMN transferase, translating to MNLRPLPILSLFFLLIQFASCDGFLKRHGEESSPRMNFGKKELTKNRMGMELNLVYLDSANRDFTTAIDSILIHLENSVYAGASNSELSKFNQMDTLLSPSSELLTWMKKAKNWNLETNGAVEFTEKPMEDIWSFSASGPRLQDSVDVGYFLNRTGFSKVLFSDSMMVKPMDLKIDFSKISAGIALDRIASFLKDQGIRNFYLKMGASELANGVNENGELWKSSISYLIDSTEKSASGWIALQNKAISAWGDESNYYLNDSLKTGFILDPRTGYPANHGLLRAVVIGTDSETTDALADYLRISGKSTAFRLDSLRDDVQFLLIYHERGGKLTQYISPELIQFLSFPVN from the coding sequence ATGAACCTTCGTCCTCTTCCCATCTTAAGTCTGTTTTTTCTCCTGATCCAATTCGCTTCTTGTGATGGATTTTTGAAAAGACACGGAGAAGAAAGTAGTCCTAGGATGAATTTTGGTAAAAAAGAACTTACCAAAAATCGAATGGGGATGGAATTAAATCTGGTGTATTTGGACTCAGCCAACCGGGATTTTACTACCGCAATCGATTCGATTTTGATACACTTAGAAAATTCAGTTTATGCTGGGGCATCTAATTCAGAATTGTCCAAGTTCAATCAAATGGACACTCTTTTATCTCCAAGCAGTGAACTTTTGACCTGGATGAAAAAAGCCAAAAACTGGAATTTAGAAACCAACGGGGCAGTAGAATTTACTGAAAAGCCGATGGAAGATATTTGGAGTTTTTCTGCATCAGGACCAAGGCTTCAGGATAGTGTCGACGTGGGATATTTTTTAAATCGAACCGGATTTTCGAAAGTTTTATTTTCTGATTCGATGATGGTTAAGCCCATGGATTTGAAGATTGATTTTTCAAAAATCTCAGCTGGAATAGCCTTGGATCGAATCGCATCTTTCCTCAAAGACCAAGGAATTCGGAATTTCTATCTGAAAATGGGAGCAAGTGAATTGGCAAACGGGGTGAATGAAAACGGAGAACTATGGAAATCATCCATCAGCTATTTGATCGATAGTACTGAAAAATCTGCGTCCGGATGGATTGCCCTGCAAAACAAAGCCATTTCTGCTTGGGGTGATGAAAGTAACTATTACCTCAACGATTCCTTAAAAACAGGTTTTATCCTGGACCCTAGAACGGGCTATCCGGCTAATCACGGTTTACTCCGAGCAGTGGTCATCGGAACAGATTCAGAGACTACTGATGCCTTGGCGGATTATTTACGGATATCTGGAAAGTCCACCGCATTTAGACTGGATTCCCTTCGAGATGATGTTCAGTTTCTGTTGATTTACCACGAGCGAGGCGGAAAGCTCACCCAATACATCAGTCCAGAACTGATCCAATTTCTTTCCTTTCCGGTTAATTGA
- a CDS encoding 3-hydroxyanthranilate 3,4-dioxygenase — MAVAKPFNFKKWIDDNRHLLKPPVGNQQVYKGNDDFIVMVVGGPNSRKDYHYDEGEEFFYQLEGDIILKIIEDGKPKDIEIKEGEIFLLPAKVPHSPRRPANTIGLVMERYRRPGEKDGFLWHCENCGEKLHEEYVELTDIVTQLPPIMERFWSNMDLRTCKSCGTVMEK, encoded by the coding sequence ATGGCTGTAGCAAAACCTTTCAACTTCAAAAAATGGATCGATGACAACCGACACCTCCTTAAGCCACCTGTAGGCAATCAGCAGGTGTACAAGGGAAATGATGATTTTATCGTCATGGTTGTTGGTGGTCCGAATTCCAGAAAGGACTATCACTATGACGAAGGAGAGGAATTTTTCTACCAACTCGAAGGAGATATCATTCTGAAAATCATTGAAGACGGCAAACCCAAAGATATCGAAATCAAGGAAGGCGAAATCTTCCTTTTGCCTGCGAAAGTTCCTCATTCTCCACGCCGTCCTGCCAATACCATCGGGTTGGTGATGGAGCGCTACCGCAGACCCGGAGAAAAAGACGGTTTCCTTTGGCATTGTGAAAATTGCGGAGAAAAACTTCACGAAGAATACGTCGAGCTCACTGATATCGTCACCCAACTCCCTCCCATCATGGAGAGATTCTGGTCTAATATGGATTTGAGAACTTGCAAAAGCTGTGGGACAGTGATGGAAAAGTAA
- a CDS encoding sodium:solute symporter family protein, protein MEILTWTYILVGLSFALYIGIAIWTRAGSTKEFYVAGGGVSPLANGMATAADWMSAASFISMAGLISFAGYDGSVYLMGWTGGYVLLALLLAPYLRKFGKFTVPDFVGDRYYSNKARVVAVICALFISFTYVAGQMRGVGIVFSRYLEVPIEWGVVIGMCIVFFYAVLGGMKGITYTQVAQYCVLIFAYMVPAIFISMQLTGNPIPQLGLGGNLEEGVPLLEKLDGVLADLGFKEYTAGRKSMGDIFMITLALMVGTAGLPHVIVRFFTVPKVKDARLSAGYALVFIAILYTTAPAIAAFGIYNAIQSTSEKEISELPVWVQNWQKTNLISIQDKNNDGKVQYVADPAVNELTIDKDIMVLASPEIAELPNWVVGLVAAGAMAAALSTAAGLLLVISTSVSRDLVKTFKPEISEKKELRIARLAAAGAVILAGYFGVNPPGFVAEVVAFAFGLAAASFFPVIILGIFSTRTNKAGAITGMIAGLVFTIAYISYFKFIAPELNNSEHWWWGISPEGIGSVGMLINFACCYFVSKFTPPPPAEVQELIQEIRIPRGAGQAVDH, encoded by the coding sequence ATGGAAATTCTCACCTGGACGTACATTTTGGTTGGGCTGAGTTTCGCCTTGTACATCGGAATTGCCATTTGGACCAGAGCCGGTTCCACCAAAGAATTTTATGTAGCAGGAGGCGGTGTATCTCCCTTAGCAAACGGGATGGCAACAGCTGCCGATTGGATGTCTGCCGCATCTTTTATTTCGATGGCGGGATTGATCTCTTTCGCAGGATATGATGGATCGGTTTACCTCATGGGTTGGACGGGAGGCTATGTACTTCTTGCACTTCTTTTAGCTCCCTACCTTCGAAAATTCGGAAAATTCACAGTTCCGGATTTTGTCGGGGATCGGTATTATTCCAACAAAGCCCGTGTAGTGGCCGTCATTTGTGCTTTGTTCATTTCCTTCACTTATGTTGCCGGACAAATGCGAGGCGTGGGCATTGTATTTTCCAGATACCTTGAAGTTCCCATCGAATGGGGAGTAGTCATCGGAATGTGTATTGTCTTTTTCTATGCCGTTTTGGGTGGTATGAAAGGAATAACCTACACGCAAGTGGCGCAATATTGCGTGCTGATTTTTGCCTATATGGTACCTGCCATATTCATCTCGATGCAACTCACAGGGAATCCTATTCCTCAATTGGGGTTAGGAGGAAATTTGGAAGAAGGCGTTCCCCTATTGGAAAAACTAGATGGGGTATTGGCTGACCTTGGGTTTAAAGAATACACCGCAGGTCGGAAAAGCATGGGGGATATCTTTATGATTACGCTGGCACTGATGGTGGGAACTGCAGGCTTGCCTCATGTGATCGTTCGTTTTTTCACAGTTCCCAAAGTGAAAGACGCCAGACTTTCTGCAGGGTATGCCTTGGTATTTATAGCCATCCTATACACTACTGCTCCTGCCATTGCGGCATTTGGCATTTATAACGCCATCCAATCCACTTCTGAAAAAGAAATTTCTGAGCTTCCCGTTTGGGTTCAAAACTGGCAAAAAACCAACCTGATTTCTATTCAGGATAAAAATAACGATGGAAAAGTACAGTATGTCGCCGATCCTGCTGTCAACGAACTCACCATTGACAAAGACATCATGGTCTTGGCTAGTCCAGAAATTGCCGAATTACCCAACTGGGTGGTTGGATTAGTGGCAGCTGGGGCCATGGCCGCAGCATTATCTACAGCTGCAGGCTTACTCCTTGTGATTTCCACCTCTGTTTCTAGGGATTTGGTTAAGACCTTCAAACCGGAAATTTCTGAGAAAAAAGAACTTCGAATTGCCCGACTAGCGGCAGCAGGAGCGGTGATTTTGGCTGGTTATTTTGGAGTGAATCCTCCTGGGTTTGTGGCCGAGGTAGTCGCATTTGCTTTTGGGCTAGCTGCGGCCTCTTTCTTTCCGGTGATCATTTTAGGGATTTTCTCTACTCGAACCAACAAGGCAGGCGCCATTACAGGGATGATCGCAGGCTTGGTATTTACTATCGCCTACATTTCCTATTTCAAATTTATTGCCCCCGAATTGAATAACTCTGAACACTGGTGGTGGGGAATTTCACCAGAAGGAATTGGCTCCGTAGGCATGTTGATCAACTTTGCCTGCTGCTATTTCGTGTCCAAATTTACTCCTCCTCCACCGGCAGAGGTACAAGAACTTATCCAAGAAATCCGAATCCCAAGAGGTGCCGGACAAGCCGTAGATCATTAA
- a CDS encoding thiamine pyrophosphokinase, translating to MSSHHFVKEQQEPAVFILNTAGISFDAVSPLLEWVPTVLVAQECVDVVLSWGIKIDVILATTEFQRTNFHLLEEQYPVRFLTVSQSDPLEEGIHFLLASQHKGVHLVGFDPINLECLHSKIALLDLTILDEEWKYYPVKEGKFKKWFATSEIRILAKENQPLELSNSNGQLLFPIQYLTQIDLPEGISEFSSPDIFWIGERVMS from the coding sequence ATGTCTAGTCATCATTTTGTGAAAGAACAACAAGAACCTGCAGTATTTATCCTGAATACAGCCGGGATATCGTTTGATGCAGTGAGTCCCTTGTTGGAGTGGGTTCCAACTGTTTTGGTTGCGCAAGAATGCGTCGATGTGGTGTTGAGCTGGGGGATCAAAATTGACGTGATTTTGGCCACTACTGAGTTTCAACGGACTAATTTTCACCTTTTGGAGGAGCAATATCCCGTTCGATTTTTGACAGTTTCCCAGTCCGATCCGCTTGAGGAAGGGATTCATTTTCTCCTTGCTTCTCAACACAAAGGAGTTCATTTGGTGGGTTTTGATCCCATCAACTTGGAATGCCTTCACTCCAAAATAGCGCTGTTGGATTTGACGATTTTGGACGAAGAATGGAAGTATTATCCGGTCAAGGAAGGAAAGTTCAAAAAATGGTTTGCAACTTCTGAGATTCGAATTTTGGCTAAAGAAAATCAGCCGCTGGAACTTTCAAATTCCAACGGCCAATTGCTTTTTCCGATACAATATTTGACTCAAATTGATTTGCCTGAAGGCATTTCGGAGTTTTCTAGTCCCGATATTTTTTGGATAGGGGAGCGAGTGATGTCTTAA
- a CDS encoding DUF4212 domain-containing protein produces MTDPKSNSSAYWKKNLQTLLFLLAIWFVVSFGFGILLVEPLNSIKIGGYPLGFWFAQQGSIYAFIAVIFIYVVRMNKLDREFDVNED; encoded by the coding sequence ATGACCGATCCCAAATCCAACTCTTCCGCCTATTGGAAGAAAAATCTCCAAACACTTCTCTTCCTCTTAGCCATCTGGTTTGTGGTGTCTTTCGGCTTCGGAATTCTTTTGGTGGAACCACTTAATTCGATCAAAATTGGGGGATATCCCTTAGGTTTTTGGTTTGCTCAGCAAGGTTCGATTTACGCCTTCATCGCGGTGATTTTTATTTATGTGGTCCGAATGAACAAGCTGGATCGAGAATTTGATGTAAACGAGGACTAA
- a CDS encoding MIP/aquaporin family protein yields the protein MNPIVAEFIGTGILLLLGSGVVANVILPGTKGNGGGLMAITTAWSLAVFCGVVVAGPYSGAHLNPAVTIGLAAAGKFDWAMAPGFIFAQLAGAMLGSGLAWLMYRHHFDMAEDAGLKRAPFCTDPAVRNFTTSVISEVLGTFVLIFVILYITGAKIEDTNGTPVGLGSVGALPVAFLVWVIGLALGGTTGYAINPARDLGPRIMHQLLPIKGKGSSDWGYSWVPVTGPILGALLAVGVYFLAGV from the coding sequence ATGAACCCAATCGTTGCAGAATTTATCGGAACGGGCATATTGCTCTTGCTCGGCTCAGGAGTAGTAGCCAATGTCATATTACCTGGCACAAAAGGAAATGGCGGTGGATTAATGGCGATTACCACAGCTTGGTCTCTGGCAGTCTTTTGCGGAGTAGTCGTGGCAGGTCCGTATAGTGGCGCTCACCTCAACCCAGCAGTAACAATTGGTTTAGCGGCTGCGGGAAAATTTGATTGGGCGATGGCACCTGGATTTATTTTCGCTCAACTTGCAGGAGCAATGCTTGGATCAGGTTTGGCCTGGCTGATGTACCGTCACCATTTTGATATGGCTGAGGATGCAGGATTAAAGCGAGCACCTTTCTGTACTGACCCAGCGGTAAGAAACTTCACCACAAGTGTGATTTCTGAAGTTTTAGGGACCTTTGTCTTGATATTCGTGATCTTATACATCACCGGCGCCAAAATCGAAGACACCAACGGAACTCCCGTCGGTTTGGGATCGGTGGGAGCATTACCCGTAGCTTTTTTGGTTTGGGTAATTGGGCTCGCACTCGGTGGCACCACAGGGTACGCCATCAATCCGGCCAGAGATCTGGGGCCGCGTATTATGCATCAATTATTGCCAATCAAAGGAAAAGGAAGTTCAGATTGGGGCTATTCTTGGGTCCCGGTGACTGGGCCAATCCTAGGAGCTTTATTAGCAGTTGGAGTATATTTCTTGGCTGGAGTTTAA